CTCCTAAATATTATAATCAATTTTACCATAAAATAGTCTAAAGTCAATTATTATAGTTCACTATATTAAAAATTATATAAAAGTTTTAAAATACCTTTTAATTGTTACGAAATGTTAATTTTTATTTATTGTTTATCTGTTTTTTTGTATGTTTAAATTTTATGATATAATGAAAATTAAATTAGATTTATGGAGGAGTAAATATGTCATTAGATGGAATTACACTAAGAAGTTTAGTTTCTGAGCTTCAATCTACACTTATTAATGGAAAAATAAATAAAGTTTATCAGCCTGAAACTGATGAATTATTAATGGATATAAGAAATAATGGAATAACAAAAAAATTAATCGTTTCTGCAAGTAGTAATAATCCTCGGATTCATTTTACTGACGATACTAAAAAAAATCCACAATCCCCACCTATGTTTTGCATGCTTTTAAGAAAACATATTCAAGGAGGAAGAATTTTATCCATAGAACAATATGGTTTTGAACGTGTTATAAAAATCTTAATATCATCATATGATGAACTAGGTGATTTAACAGAGAAAGAACTTATAGTTGAAATTATGGGGAGACATAGCAATATAATATTATTAGATAAAAACAATAATAAGATAATTGATTCAATAAAAAGAGTTACACCTGATATAAGTAGTGTTAGACAAGTTCTACCAGGATTAAAATATATTTCTGTTCCTTCTCAAAATAAAATAAGCCCATTTGATTTAGAAAAAAATAATTTCTTATTGTTAATAAAAGATATTAATAGCTCAAAAGTCTTATATAAATCCCTTTATGAAAATTTTATAGGTATAAGTCCACTTATTGCTAAAGAAATTTGTAAAAGAGCTGGAATTTATGAAAATTTAAATCTAAAAGAGTTGAAAGAAAATGATATAGAAAAGATATATTCATCATTTAAAAGTATTATTGATTATATCCTTGATGGAAAATCATGCCCTACAATAGTATATAATGAATTCAAAACTAAAATACTAGGATTTTCTAGTTGGGATTTAATTCAGTTTGATAATTCTATAAAACAACACTTCAATACAGTCAATGAAATGTTAGATCAATTATATAAAACAAAAGATAAATTAGATAGAATCAAACAAAAATCTTTATCATTAAAAAAACGTATAAAAACTAGATTAGATAGGGATAAAAATAAATTATCAAAACAAAAAGATGAATTATTAAATGCTAAAAATAGAGAAAAATATAAAATAGCTGGTGAACTAATTACTGCTAATATATATAGAATAGAAAAAGGTATGGATAAAATAGAAGTTTTAGATTATTACAATGACAATCAAAAAATAACCATAAAATTAAATCCAAATCTAACCCCTTCTGAGAATGCGCAAAAAAAGTTTAAAAGATATAATAAATTGAAAAATGCTTTCATTGAAGTATCCAATCAAATAAAACAAACAGAATCTGAAATTAACTATTTAGAGAATATTCTATTAAGCATTGAAAATGCATCTGATTTAGATGACTTAGAAGAAATCAGAGAAGAATTGATTGAAGAAAATTATATCAAAAACAGAAAAAAATATAAAAATAAAAAGAAAAGTAAATTTAAAAGTAAACCTATGCACTTTTTATCAAGTGATGGCTATGATATTTATGTAGGTAAAAACAATAAACAAAACGATTACCTAACATTAAAATTTTCTGATAAAAATGATTTCTGGCTTCATACAAAAGATATACCTGGATCACATGTCATAGTAAGAAAAAAGGGCAAAGAAATTCCTGAAAATACTATTTATGAAGCTTCATTACTTGCTGCTTATAACAGTAAAGCCAAAATGTCTAGTAATGTTCCTGTGGACTATACAGAAAGAAAAAATGTTAAAAAACCAAATGGAGCAAAGCCTGGCATGGTTATATATGAAAATAACAATACTATTTATGTAACTCCAACAGAAAAAGAAATAAGTAAAATAAATAAGATAAATTAAAGGCATATCATATGATATGCCTTTAATTTAATTTGTTTCCTGTGGTAATACTTTATTAATTACTATACCAACTATTGCCGCAAGACTCAATCCTACTATTTGAATACTATTAGTAATTGGTATGCCAATTATACCAGTAAATGCCTTTGTGCCATCTGCAAGAAATAATCCTTGTTTTACTTTTAATATTTCTGTTCCTATTCCAATTACAAGAATTAGTGATGCTATTATCAAATTTCTGTTACTAGAAAAATCTACTTCTGCTGTTGTTAATGTTCTTATGCCTACACTAGCAATCATTCCAAATAGAATAAGACTAACTCCGCCCATGACTGGAACTGGAATAGTTTGAAGTAATGCTCCTACTTTTCCAATAAAACTTATTGATATTGCTATAATTGCTGATATTCTTAAAATAGAAGGATCATAGTTTTTTGTTACTGCAAGTACTGAAGTATTTTCACCATAAGTAGTATTTGCAGGTCCACCTATAAGTCCAGAAAATAATGTAGCAAGTCCATCACCTATTAAAGTTCTATGAAGACCAGGATCATTAAAAAAATCTTTACCTACTACTGCACCATTTGTAGTAATATCTCCTATATGTTCCATAAAAACAGCTAAAACTATTGGAGCAATGATAGCTATAGCTTCAATGCTAAACTTAGGTAATGTAAACTCTGGAACACTTATTAAAGCTGCCTCAGTAACGGGTGTAAAATCAACTATATTTAACATAACTGATAAAATATAACCTACTATAACTCCACAAAGTATAGGTACTACTTTAAACATACCTTTACCAAATACTGATACTATGATTACAGTAGAAACTACAACTAAAGATACTAACCAATTATTTGAAGCCATTTCTATAGCTGTAGGACTCATTATAAGACCAATTACTATAACCATGGGACCAGTAACTATTGGCGGGAAAAAAGTCTTTATCTTTTCCACTCCAAATAACTTTATAAGACCTGCAAAAATAATATATAAAAACCCAGCAACCATTATACCACCTTGAGCATATCTTAAATCACCAAACCTCGTTGCTACTACACCTATAACAGGTATAAATGCAAAACTAGAACCTAAAAACACAGGAACTTTACCCTTTGTAACTAAATGAAATATTAATGTACCCATACCTGCACAAAATAAAGCTACTCCTGGATTAAGTCCTGTAATCATAGGCACTAAAACCGTAGCACCAAACATCGCTATTACGTGCTGTATGCTTAATATTCCTTTTTTAAATACCTTATCCATTTTAAGTTTTTGTTCTTTACTCACGTTAACATTTTTTACCATTGTTTCTTCAGACATAAAATTACCTCCTTTATTTTAGGAGGGAGAAAATTCTCCCTTTCTAGTATCACAGTACTAGATTAAAAGTTATACAATTATTCTTTGATTGTAACTTCATCACTACCATCTGTCTCTTTAAAATTAACATCTATTATTTCATTCTTTGATGTAGGAACATTTTTACCTACAAAATCAGGTCTTATTGGTAATTCTCTATGACCCCTATCTATTAATACGGCTAACTGTATTTTTTCAGGCCTACCATTATCTACAATAGCATCAAGTGCAGCTCTTACAGTTCTTCCTGTATATAATACATCATCTATTAAAACAATAATTTTATTAGATATATCAGTTGAAATTTGAGAACTTTTAATTAATGGCTTATCTGCTACTTCTGACAAATCATCTCTATATAAAGATATATCCAACTCTTCAACTTTTACTGTTTTACCTTCTATGGTTTTAATTTTTTCTGCTATTCTTTTAGCAAAAGGAACTCCTCTTGTTTTTATTCCTAATAATACTACATTTTCTATCCCTTTATTTTTTTCAATTATTTCATGTGATATTCTAGTAGTGGCTCTATTTATAGCTTTTTCATCTAAAATTACAGCTTTTGTTTTAATATAATCACCTCCATATAATAAAAACTCCTCATCACTGATAAGGAGTTTTTAAAATTCTAAAATTTTCGTCCCTTACCAGCATCTCGTGCAGATTTAAAGGTCTTTATTCACATTTTTTCAATTATAACATATTTAATATAGATTGTCTACTACTTATTTCTTATGATTCTAAGTAAATTAGAAAAATCTTTAGGTAATTCAGATTTAAATTCTAAATATTCCCCACTTCTAGGATGTATAAAACCAATTGTTTTAGCATGTAATAATTGTCCTTCCAAATTAAATTTTTGCTTTTTTATCCCATAAACTTTATCTCCTACAACAGGATGTTTTATATATTTCATATGAACTCTTATTTGATGAGTTCTGCCAGTCTCTAGTTTAGCTTCAATTAAAGTATAGCCTTTGAATCTCTCAATAACTTTAAAATGAGTAACAGCATGCTTGCTATTTTCTTCAGTCACACACATCTTTTTTCTATCTTTTGGATTTCTTCCAATAGGTGCATTTATTATTCCTTTGTCTTCTTTTATATTTCCTTCTACTAAAGCAATATATCGTCTATTGATAGTATGTTTCTTTAATTGTTCTGCTAAACTTAAATGAGCTAAATTAGTTTTAGCTATCATCAATAGGCCTGTAGTATCTTTATCAATCCTATGCACTATACCTGGTCTTATATTTCCATTTATATTTGATAGTGTATCTAAATGATATAATAATGCATTGACTAATGTAGAATTATAATTACCAGGGGCAGGATGTACTACCATATCTCTAGGCTTATAAACTATTGCAACATCATCATCTTCATATATAATATTTATATTTATATTTTCTGGTATTAATTCAAGTTTCTTTTCTTCAGGTAATTCAATATATATTTTATCTCCTTCACTTATTATATACTTTGATTTTATTAGTTCATTAT
The DNA window shown above is from Senegalia massiliensis and carries:
- a CDS encoding Rqc2 family fibronectin-binding protein → MSLDGITLRSLVSELQSTLINGKINKVYQPETDELLMDIRNNGITKKLIVSASSNNPRIHFTDDTKKNPQSPPMFCMLLRKHIQGGRILSIEQYGFERVIKILISSYDELGDLTEKELIVEIMGRHSNIILLDKNNNKIIDSIKRVTPDISSVRQVLPGLKYISVPSQNKISPFDLEKNNFLLLIKDINSSKVLYKSLYENFIGISPLIAKEICKRAGIYENLNLKELKENDIEKIYSSFKSIIDYILDGKSCPTIVYNEFKTKILGFSSWDLIQFDNSIKQHFNTVNEMLDQLYKTKDKLDRIKQKSLSLKKRIKTRLDRDKNKLSKQKDELLNAKNREKYKIAGELITANIYRIEKGMDKIEVLDYYNDNQKITIKLNPNLTPSENAQKKFKRYNKLKNAFIEVSNQIKQTESEINYLENILLSIENASDLDDLEEIREELIEENYIKNRKKYKNKKKSKFKSKPMHFLSSDGYDIYVGKNNKQNDYLTLKFSDKNDFWLHTKDIPGSHVIVRKKGKEIPENTIYEASLLAAYNSKAKMSSNVPVDYTERKNVKKPNGAKPGMVIYENNNTIYVTPTEKEISKINKIN
- a CDS encoding uracil-xanthine permease family protein, with the protein product MSEETMVKNVNVSKEQKLKMDKVFKKGILSIQHVIAMFGATVLVPMITGLNPGVALFCAGMGTLIFHLVTKGKVPVFLGSSFAFIPVIGVVATRFGDLRYAQGGIMVAGFLYIIFAGLIKLFGVEKIKTFFPPIVTGPMVIVIGLIMSPTAIEMASNNWLVSLVVVSTVIIVSVFGKGMFKVVPILCGVIVGYILSVMLNIVDFTPVTEAALISVPEFTLPKFSIEAIAIIAPIVLAVFMEHIGDITTNGAVVGKDFFNDPGLHRTLIGDGLATLFSGLIGGPANTTYGENTSVLAVTKNYDPSILRISAIIAISISFIGKVGALLQTIPVPVMGGVSLILFGMIASVGIRTLTTAEVDFSSNRNLIIASLILVIGIGTEILKVKQGLFLADGTKAFTGIIGIPITNSIQIVGLSLAAIVGIVINKVLPQETN
- the pyrR gene encoding bifunctional pyr operon transcriptional regulator/uracil phosphoribosyltransferase PyrR: MKTKAVILDEKAINRATTRISHEIIEKNKGIENVVLLGIKTRGVPFAKRIAEKIKTIEGKTVKVEELDISLYRDDLSEVADKPLIKSSQISTDISNKIIVLIDDVLYTGRTVRAALDAIVDNGRPEKIQLAVLIDRGHRELPIRPDFVGKNVPTSKNEIIDVNFKETDGSDEVTIKE
- a CDS encoding RluA family pseudouridine synthase, translated to MDIEINVEDDVNERIDVYLADELDNFSRSYIQKLIKKNKIKVNNELIKSKYIISEGDKIYIELPEEKKLELIPENININIIYEDDDVAIVYKPRDMVVHPAPGNYNSTLVNALLYHLDTLSNINGNIRPGIVHRIDKDTTGLLMIAKTNLAHLSLAEQLKKHTINRRYIALVEGNIKEDKGIINAPIGRNPKDRKKMCVTEENSKHAVTHFKVIERFKGYTLIEAKLETGRTHQIRVHMKYIKHPVVGDKVYGIKKQKFNLEGQLLHAKTIGFIHPRSGEYLEFKSELPKDFSNLLRIIRNK